Proteins from a genomic interval of Nocardia sp. BMG51109:
- a CDS encoding maleylpyruvate isomerase family mycothiol-dependent enzyme: MTLEFDRYCTEIVAQTDAVRSILPGADLTTPVPSCPGWVVWQLLRHLGGAQRWAAAAVSARVQEPMPEDEFAFRTFSEDLEGNPSELDPWLAEGAEKLASALRGAGPGASVWTPVPAVGIVDFYARRFTHETLIHRADATLALGAEFTADPRVATDAFDEWLELGSLPMMLEHNPRTRELLGPGRTLHFHATDTPPDLNAEWVVDLTGAVITWRRVHERAAVAVRGPLTDLLLLIYRRLTPDAAGVEILGDRDLFDFWLDRVGFG; encoded by the coding sequence GTGACGCTCGAATTCGACAGATATTGCACCGAGATAGTCGCCCAGACCGACGCGGTGCGGTCGATACTGCCAGGGGCGGATCTCACGACTCCGGTCCCGTCCTGTCCCGGTTGGGTCGTGTGGCAGCTGCTGCGGCATCTCGGTGGCGCGCAACGCTGGGCCGCCGCCGCCGTGTCCGCCCGCGTCCAGGAGCCGATGCCGGAGGACGAATTCGCCTTCCGCACCTTTTCCGAGGATCTCGAGGGGAATCCGAGCGAGCTCGACCCCTGGCTGGCCGAGGGGGCCGAGAAGCTGGCGTCGGCGCTGCGCGGGGCCGGACCCGGAGCGTCGGTCTGGACCCCGGTTCCGGCGGTGGGGATCGTGGACTTCTACGCGCGCCGGTTCACCCACGAGACCCTGATCCATCGTGCCGACGCCACCCTCGCCCTCGGCGCGGAGTTCACCGCCGATCCGCGGGTCGCCACGGATGCCTTCGACGAATGGCTCGAACTCGGCTCGCTGCCGATGATGCTCGAGCACAACCCCCGGACCAGGGAATTGCTGGGGCCCGGCCGTACCCTGCACTTCCACGCGACCGATACCCCACCGGACCTGAACGCCGAATGGGTGGTCGACCTGACCGGTGCGGTGATCACCTGGCGCCGCGTGCACGAACGGGCCGCGGTTGCCGTTCGCGGCCCGCTCACCGATCTGCTCCTGCTGATCTACCGCCGCCTCACCCCGGACGCCGCGGGCGTCGAAATCCTCGGCGATCGTGACCTTTTCGACTTCTGGCTGGACCGCGTCGGCTTCGGCTGA
- a CDS encoding argininosuccinate synthase, producing the protein MADRVVLAYSGGLDTSVAISWIGKETGAEVVAVAIDLGQGGEDMELVRKRAIDCGAVEAIVVDARDEFADEYCLPTVQANALYMGRYPLVSAISRPLIVKHLVEAAEYHGAGTVAHGCTGKGNDQVRFEVGIGALAPDLNVIAPVRDYAWTREKAIAFAEENSLPITVTKKSPFSIDQNLWGRAVETGFLEDLWNAPTKDVYDYTVDPTVNFEAPDELIVTFDKGVPVAIDGRPVSVLEAITELNRRAGRQGVGRLDMVEDRLVGIKSREIYEAPGAIALIAAHQELEAVTVERELGRYKRQVEQRWGELVYDGLWFSPLKRALDAFVRDTQEHVSGQIRMVLHGGTVVVNGRRSEESLYDFNLATYDEGDSFDQSLAKGFVQIHGLSSKVAARRDLGKK; encoded by the coding sequence ATGGCCGATCGCGTCGTACTCGCCTATTCCGGCGGGCTGGACACCTCCGTCGCCATCAGCTGGATCGGCAAGGAGACCGGGGCCGAGGTGGTCGCGGTCGCGATCGACCTGGGCCAGGGTGGCGAGGATATGGAGCTCGTGCGCAAGCGGGCGATCGACTGCGGCGCGGTCGAGGCCATCGTGGTGGACGCGCGCGACGAGTTCGCCGACGAGTACTGCCTGCCGACCGTGCAGGCCAACGCGCTCTACATGGGCCGCTACCCGCTGGTGTCGGCGATCAGCCGCCCGCTCATCGTCAAGCATCTGGTCGAGGCCGCCGAGTACCACGGCGCAGGCACCGTCGCGCACGGCTGCACCGGCAAGGGCAACGACCAGGTCCGCTTCGAGGTCGGCATCGGCGCGCTGGCCCCCGACCTGAACGTGATCGCGCCGGTGCGCGACTACGCCTGGACCCGCGAGAAGGCCATCGCCTTCGCCGAGGAGAACAGCCTGCCGATCACGGTCACCAAGAAGTCGCCGTTCTCCATCGACCAGAACCTGTGGGGCCGCGCGGTCGAGACCGGCTTCCTCGAGGACCTGTGGAACGCGCCGACCAAGGACGTCTACGACTACACGGTGGACCCGACGGTCAACTTCGAGGCGCCCGACGAGCTGATCGTCACCTTCGACAAGGGCGTGCCGGTGGCCATCGACGGCCGCCCGGTCAGCGTGCTGGAGGCGATCACCGAGCTGAACCGGCGCGCCGGGCGCCAGGGCGTGGGCCGGCTGGACATGGTCGAGGACCGCCTGGTCGGCATCAAGAGCCGCGAGATCTACGAGGCCCCGGGCGCCATCGCGCTGATCGCCGCGCACCAGGAGCTGGAGGCGGTCACCGTCGAGCGCGAGCTGGGCCGGTACAAGCGCCAGGTGGAGCAGCGCTGGGGCGAGCTGGTCTACGACGGCCTGTGGTTCTCCCCGCTCAAGCGCGCGCTGGACGCGTTCGTGCGCGACACCCAGGAGCACGTGTCCGGGCAGATCCGGATGGTGCTGCACGGCGGCACCGTGGTCGTCAACGGCCGCCGCAGCGAGGAGTCGCTCTACGACTTCAACCTCGCCACCTACGACGAGGGCGATTCCTTCGACCAGTCGCTCGCCAAGGGCTTCGTGCAGATCCACGGCCTGTCGTCGAAGGTCGCCGCGCGCCGGGATCTGGGTAAGAAGTAG
- a CDS encoding SAM-dependent methyltransferase — MRSDDDSWDITESVGATAVGVAAMRAVETRRPDGLFRDPYAERLVDAVGSGWSRILRGEVHAATPENDRLNRPMAAALIARTVYFDDYFRVAAAEGVRQIVILASGLDARAYRIEWPSGTVVFELDQPKVLEFKSRVLAGERPGAEVRGIPVDLRHDWPKALRDNGFDVDAPTAWLAEGLLRYLPADAQDRLLDDAAALSAPGSRAALNIGLDQREDSAAVRELRAARGRALAEAGVRIDLENLWYSWEGRTDPRDWFAGRGWSVSGTEPSAVLARYGREVPADARAEIDRHVLMTATLGDDDR; from the coding sequence GTGCGTAGCGATGACGACAGCTGGGACATCACCGAGAGCGTGGGTGCTACCGCCGTGGGTGTCGCGGCGATGCGGGCGGTCGAGACACGCCGGCCGGACGGGCTGTTCCGCGATCCCTACGCGGAGCGGCTGGTGGATGCGGTCGGCTCGGGCTGGAGCCGGATCCTGCGCGGCGAGGTGCACGCCGCCACGCCGGAGAACGACCGGCTGAACCGGCCGATGGCCGCCGCGCTGATCGCCCGCACCGTGTACTTCGACGATTACTTCCGCGTGGCCGCGGCCGAAGGCGTCCGGCAGATCGTGATCCTGGCCTCCGGGCTGGACGCCCGCGCCTACCGGATCGAATGGCCCTCCGGCACCGTGGTTTTCGAGCTGGATCAGCCGAAGGTGCTGGAGTTCAAGTCCCGGGTGCTGGCCGGTGAGCGGCCCGGCGCCGAGGTGCGCGGTATTCCGGTGGATCTGCGGCACGACTGGCCGAAGGCATTGCGGGACAACGGGTTCGACGTGGACGCGCCGACGGCGTGGCTGGCCGAGGGGCTGCTGCGTTACCTGCCGGCCGACGCGCAGGACCGCCTGCTGGACGACGCCGCGGCACTGAGCGCGCCGGGCAGCCGGGCCGCGCTGAACATCGGCCTGGACCAGCGCGAGGACTCGGCGGCGGTGCGGGAACTGCGCGCCGCGCGGGGCCGGGCGCTGGCGGAGGCCGGTGTGCGGATCGACCTGGAAAACCTGTGGTACTCGTGGGAGGGCCGCACCGATCCGCGGGACTGGTTCGCCGGCCGCGGCTGGTCGGTGTCCGGAACGGAGCCGTCCGCCGTGCTGGCCCGGTACGGCCGCGAGGTGCCCGCCGACGCCCGCGCCGAGATCGACCGACACGTACTCATGACAGCGACACTAGGAGACGACGACCGATGA
- the argH gene encoding argininosuccinate lyase produces the protein MSQAGGTNEGALWGGRFSSGPAAAMAALSKSTQFDWALAPYDIRASKAHARVLHKAGLLSDGDLAGMLAGLDRLAADVESGAFGPAESDEDVHGALERGLIERAGAELGGRLRAGRSRNDQVATLFRMWLRDAVRRVAAGVLDVVDALAGQAAAHPGAVLPGKTHLQAAQPVLLAHQLLAHAHPLLRDVDRLRDFDKRAAVSPYGSGALAGSSLGLDPDAIAAELDFDAAAANSIDATSSRDFAAEAAFVLTMIAVDLSRLAEEVIIWSTPEFGYITLADAWSTGSSIMPQKKNPDVAELTRGKSGRLIGNLTGLLATLKAQPLAYNRDLQEDKEPLFDSVAQLEMLLPAVAGSVSTLTFHTGRMAELAPAGYTLATDIAEWLVRQGVPFRVAHEAAGACVRAAESRGVGLDELTDEEFAAVDPALTPKVREVLTVEGSIASRNARGGTAGEQVAEQLNEVRAATTTARTWLN, from the coding sequence ATGAGCCAGGCAGGCGGCACCAACGAGGGCGCGCTGTGGGGTGGGCGGTTCTCGTCCGGCCCGGCCGCGGCGATGGCCGCGCTGAGCAAGTCGACCCAGTTCGACTGGGCGCTGGCGCCCTACGACATTCGCGCGTCCAAGGCGCACGCGCGGGTGCTGCACAAGGCGGGGCTGCTGTCCGACGGCGACCTGGCCGGCATGCTCGCCGGGCTGGATCGCCTTGCCGCCGACGTGGAATCGGGCGCGTTCGGGCCCGCCGAATCCGATGAGGACGTGCACGGGGCGCTGGAGCGCGGTCTGATCGAGCGGGCCGGCGCCGAGCTCGGCGGCCGGCTGCGCGCCGGGCGGTCGCGCAACGACCAGGTGGCCACCCTGTTCCGGATGTGGTTGCGGGACGCGGTGCGTCGGGTCGCGGCGGGTGTGCTGGACGTGGTGGACGCGCTGGCCGGTCAGGCCGCCGCGCATCCGGGCGCGGTGCTGCCGGGCAAGACGCATCTGCAGGCCGCGCAGCCGGTGTTGCTCGCCCATCAGCTGCTGGCGCATGCGCATCCGTTGCTGCGCGACGTCGACCGGCTCCGCGATTTCGACAAGCGGGCCGCGGTGTCTCCGTACGGTTCGGGGGCGCTGGCCGGTTCGTCGCTCGGCCTGGATCCGGACGCGATCGCGGCCGAACTGGATTTCGATGCCGCCGCGGCCAATTCGATCGACGCCACCTCGTCGCGGGACTTCGCCGCGGAGGCCGCCTTCGTGCTGACCATGATCGCGGTCGATCTGTCCCGGCTGGCCGAGGAGGTGATCATCTGGAGCACACCGGAATTCGGCTACATCACCCTCGCCGACGCCTGGTCCACCGGGTCGTCGATCATGCCGCAGAAGAAGAACCCCGACGTCGCGGAGCTGACCCGCGGCAAGTCGGGGCGGCTGATCGGCAACCTCACCGGCCTGCTCGCCACCCTGAAGGCGCAACCGCTGGCCTACAACCGGGATCTGCAGGAGGACAAGGAGCCGCTGTTCGATTCGGTGGCGCAACTGGAGATGCTGCTGCCGGCCGTCGCCGGTTCGGTCTCGACCCTGACCTTCCACACCGGCCGCATGGCCGAATTGGCCCCCGCCGGTTACACCTTGGCCACCGATATCGCCGAATGGCTGGTCCGCCAGGGGGTTCCGTTCCGCGTCGCGCACGAGGCCGCCGGCGCCTGCGTCCGCGCCGCCGAATCCCGCGGCGTGGGCCTGGACGAACTCACCGACGAGGAGTTCGCCGCCGTCGACCCGGCCCTCACCCCGAAGGTCCGCGAGGTGCTGACGGTCGAGGGCTCCATCGCGTCGCGCAACGCCCGCGGCGGCACCGCCGGCGAACAGGTCGCCGAGCAACTGAACGAGGTCCGCGCGGCCACCACCACCGCCCGCACCTGGCTGAACTGA
- a CDS encoding helix-turn-helix domain-containing protein yields the protein MGAHKSWAELRAEALSHPGASGAYEAARIRFEVGEAVRERRRQLGLTQAELAEWAGLKQPAVARLEGGGTMPTIPVLERIAQALEVRLSVEFHPLREAG from the coding sequence ATGGGTGCACATAAGAGTTGGGCCGAGTTGCGTGCCGAGGCGCTGTCACATCCCGGTGCCAGTGGTGCCTACGAGGCCGCACGTATCCGCTTCGAGGTGGGTGAAGCCGTACGGGAGCGTCGGCGGCAACTCGGTCTGACGCAGGCCGAGCTGGCTGAGTGGGCCGGTCTGAAGCAGCCCGCGGTGGCGCGCCTGGAGGGCGGCGGGACGATGCCGACGATCCCCGTCCTGGAGCGCATTGCTCAGGCGCTGGAGGTACGGCTGAGTGTCGAATTCCACCCGCTGCGCGAGGCCGGCTGA
- a CDS encoding multidrug efflux SMR transporter, which produces MTFLLLVLAIASEVTATVSLKLSEGFTKLVPSIIVVAGYGGAFFFLSQTLKRGMSIGVAYGVWSAIGVAAVATIGALFLDESLTAVQMGGIVLVIVGVLALELGAAH; this is translated from the coding sequence ATGACGTTCCTGCTGCTTGTCCTGGCCATCGCGTCCGAGGTGACGGCGACCGTGTCGCTGAAGCTGTCCGAGGGATTCACCAAGCTGGTGCCGTCGATCATCGTGGTGGCCGGGTATGGGGGAGCGTTCTTCTTCCTGTCGCAGACGTTGAAGCGCGGCATGTCGATCGGCGTCGCCTACGGGGTGTGGTCGGCGATCGGTGTCGCGGCCGTGGCGACGATCGGCGCGCTGTTCCTGGACGAGAGCCTCACGGCGGTCCAGATGGGCGGCATCGTGCTGGTCATCGTCGGCGTGCTCGCGCTGGAACTCGGCGCCGCGCACTGA
- a CDS encoding ATP-binding cassette domain-containing protein gives MSAVVLEAEGLTKRYGGVEALRVANFQVRAGEVTALIGDNGAGKSTLVKCLSGAEQPDGGQIVLDGEPVRMASPTAARRLGVETVYQDLAVAPDLDPASNLYLGRELFRRGVLGRLGMLDRKAMRTEAAEHFRRLGVTLPRADVPIGSLSGGQRQTVAVARAVLWARRVVFLDEPTAALGVVQRERVLEVIGRVRDQGIAVVLISHNMPEVLSVADRIEVLRLGKRVARFGSDATLEQLVGAMTGALTQEDAA, from the coding sequence ATGTCTGCCGTGGTTCTGGAAGCCGAGGGACTGACCAAGCGATACGGCGGCGTGGAAGCGCTGCGGGTAGCCAACTTTCAGGTCCGGGCCGGCGAGGTCACCGCGCTCATCGGCGATAACGGTGCCGGCAAATCGACACTGGTGAAATGCCTGTCGGGCGCCGAGCAACCCGACGGGGGACAGATCGTGCTCGACGGCGAGCCGGTGCGGATGGCGTCGCCGACCGCCGCGCGCCGGCTGGGCGTGGAGACGGTGTATCAGGATCTGGCCGTCGCACCGGACCTCGATCCGGCGTCGAATCTCTACCTCGGCCGGGAGCTGTTCCGGCGCGGGGTGCTCGGGCGCCTGGGCATGCTGGACCGCAAGGCCATGAGAACCGAAGCGGCCGAACACTTCCGGCGGCTCGGGGTGACGCTGCCGCGGGCGGACGTGCCGATCGGGTCGCTGTCGGGCGGCCAGCGGCAGACCGTCGCGGTGGCTCGCGCGGTGTTGTGGGCGCGCCGGGTCGTGTTCCTGGACGAGCCGACCGCCGCCCTGGGCGTGGTGCAGCGCGAGCGGGTGCTGGAGGTGATCGGCCGCGTGCGCGATCAGGGCATCGCGGTCGTGCTGATCAGCCACAACATGCCCGAGGTGCTGTCGGTCGCGGACCGGATCGAGGTGCTGCGGCTGGGAAAACGGGTGGCGCGCTTCGGATCCGACGCCACCCTCGAACAGCTGGTGGGCGCCATGACGGGCGCCCTGACCCAGGAGGATGCCGCATGA
- a CDS encoding ABC transporter permease: MSDTDTTAAAPEAETAGLPEPTVWQRLLGTSTLWIGLVLIVLYAAFSVVRPDAFPTRFTLQTLLIETSVLLVLSIGMTFVIVSAGIDLSVGMVLIFSGVIGAKTMEWLSPGQDATGADWGIVTAGLLASLAGGACWGLVNGFLVAKAKIPPLIVTLGSFGAALGAAQLITGGVDTRTVPDKLRNSLGFGTVLGGVPDLVLVAAVVTLAGAWLLHTTRFGRYTYAIGSDTEAARRAGIGVTRHLILVYLMAGTLSGLAGFMNLAYFGTTTIAGHATDNLDAIAGVVIGGTSLFGGVGSVLGTVIGVFIPSVLRKGFVIADVPVFWQPVAVSVVLVAAVWFDQIRRRSRRDRRR; the protein is encoded by the coding sequence ATGAGCGACACCGATACGACGGCAGCGGCGCCGGAGGCCGAGACCGCGGGGCTCCCGGAACCCACTGTGTGGCAACGGCTCCTGGGCACCAGCACGCTGTGGATCGGGCTGGTGCTGATCGTGCTCTACGCCGCGTTCAGCGTCGTGCGCCCGGACGCGTTCCCGACCCGGTTCACGCTGCAGACGCTGCTCATCGAGACCTCCGTGCTGCTGGTGCTGTCGATCGGGATGACCTTCGTCATCGTCAGCGCCGGCATCGATCTGTCGGTCGGCATGGTGCTGATCTTCTCCGGCGTGATCGGCGCCAAGACGATGGAGTGGCTCAGTCCGGGCCAGGACGCCACCGGGGCCGACTGGGGCATCGTGACGGCCGGGCTGCTCGCCTCGCTGGCCGGCGGGGCGTGCTGGGGTCTGGTGAACGGATTCCTGGTGGCCAAGGCCAAGATTCCGCCGCTGATCGTCACGCTGGGCTCGTTCGGCGCGGCGCTCGGCGCCGCCCAGCTGATCACCGGCGGCGTGGACACCCGCACGGTGCCCGACAAGCTGCGCAACTCACTGGGTTTCGGCACGGTGCTGGGCGGTGTCCCCGATCTGGTGCTGGTCGCCGCGGTCGTCACGCTGGCGGGCGCCTGGCTGCTGCACACCACCCGCTTCGGCCGCTACACCTATGCGATCGGCTCCGATACCGAGGCCGCCCGGCGGGCCGGCATCGGCGTCACCCGGCATCTGATCCTGGTGTACCTGATGGCCGGAACCCTCTCCGGGCTGGCCGGTTTCATGAATCTCGCCTATTTCGGCACCACCACCATCGCCGGGCACGCCACGGACAATCTGGATGCCATCGCGGGCGTCGTGATCGGCGGGACCAGCCTGTTCGGCGGGGTGGGATCGGTGCTGGGCACCGTGATCGGGGTGTTCATCCCGTCGGTGCTGCGCAAGGGCTTCGTGATCGCGGACGTGCCGGTGTTCTGGCAGCCGGTCGCGGTGAGCGTAGTGCTCGTGGCCGCCGTGTGGTTCGACCAGATCCGCCGGCGCTCGCGTCGGGACCGAAGGCGGTAG
- a CDS encoding ABC transporter substrate-binding protein: MRTGRRTAGMIGAAVTAAAMLTGCGGTVGDSGSTDARRLVLIPGVANEPFYISMQCGAQEEANKLGFRLDTQAPTQFDASQQTPIVTGVIANKPGAILVTPTHATAMASPIKQARDSGIEVVEVDTALDDTSVAVSSISSDNRKGGRLAAQTLSKLVGGNGSVLTINTKAGTSTTDLRAQGFEDELKNQPGLASLGVQYNNNEAAQAASIVTATLAAHPDLVGIFATNLSSAEGAATGLRNAGKLGQVKLVGFDASPKQVEDLRVGTVQALIAQNPADIGAQGVDQAAAAIDGKPVTRNIRTDMIALTRADMDANAKYFYRSKC, encoded by the coding sequence ATGAGGACCGGAAGACGGACCGCCGGAATGATCGGCGCCGCGGTGACGGCCGCGGCGATGCTGACCGGATGTGGTGGCACGGTGGGCGATTCGGGTTCGACCGACGCCCGCAGGCTCGTGCTCATCCCCGGTGTGGCCAACGAGCCGTTCTACATCTCGATGCAGTGCGGCGCGCAGGAGGAGGCGAACAAGCTCGGGTTCCGGCTGGACACCCAGGCGCCCACCCAGTTCGACGCGTCGCAGCAGACCCCGATCGTCACCGGTGTCATCGCGAACAAGCCCGGCGCCATCCTCGTGACGCCGACCCACGCGACCGCGATGGCCAGCCCGATCAAACAGGCCAGGGACTCCGGCATCGAGGTGGTCGAGGTGGATACCGCGCTCGACGACACCTCGGTCGCGGTGTCCTCGATCTCCTCGGACAACCGCAAGGGCGGTCGGCTGGCGGCGCAGACGCTGTCGAAACTGGTGGGCGGCAACGGATCCGTGCTCACGATCAACACCAAGGCCGGCACCTCGACCACCGATCTGCGGGCGCAGGGCTTCGAGGACGAGCTGAAGAACCAGCCGGGGCTGGCGTCACTGGGTGTGCAGTACAACAACAACGAGGCCGCCCAGGCCGCCTCGATCGTCACCGCCACGCTGGCCGCACATCCGGATCTGGTCGGCATCTTCGCCACCAACCTGAGCTCGGCCGAGGGCGCGGCCACCGGCCTGCGCAACGCCGGCAAGCTCGGCCAGGTGAAGCTGGTCGGCTTCGACGCCAGCCCGAAACAGGTCGAGGACCTGCGGGTCGGCACGGTGCAGGCGCTGATCGCCCAGAATCCCGCCGATATCGGCGCGCAGGGCGTCGACCAGGCCGCCGCCGCGATCGACGGCAAGCCGGTGACCCGGAACATCCGGACCGACATGATCGCCCTCACCCGGGCCGATATGGACGCGAACGCGAAGTACTTCTACAGGAGCAAGTGCTGA